Genomic segment of Paenibacillus sp. FSL R5-0623:
ATTGACAAGTGTGGATCTAGCTCAGAACCACATGCTGAGGATATTACGTTGCAGAGAGAATCAACTTCTTACACTCGACCTCAGTCTCCATTCGGAATTGCAGGTGCTGGACTGCAGCTTTAATCGACTTCGAAAATTAGACCTTTCTCATAATTCCAAACTTATAACGGTGGAGTGTCATTGGAATATGTTGTCGAAGCTGGCTTCAGAGCCCCTTGAGCAGTTGGAGGAACTTAGTTGCAGTTATAACGCTCTTTTCTCACTTGAACTTGAACACAATAAACAACTGCGGCGACTTGATTGCGCCAACAATTACATGTTGGAACTTGATGTAACCGGTTGTCCAAACTTGATTGAACTTCGTTGTAACCACAACCATATCAAACAGTTGGGTTTTCGTTCAAATATGGTTTTGGAGAGTGTCCGTTGTTCTAACAACCATATTAGCAATCTGGATATTCGGCATAACGTACAACTAAGAGAGTTGTACTGTTCCGAGAACAAATTGACCGAGTTGGATTATACCGCTAATCCCAAGCTGGAGAGACTGCAATATGCAGATAATTTGATTTTTGAATCCAATCATGAAATTCAGGGGATGGGTGTGTTTCAGTATGACGCATCGATGTCCAACTATCAGATGCGCTTACTTGTTCAGGACAATGAGTTTGTAGTCACTGCACAGGTTTCAACCAAGACAGAGATGGAAGCCTTATCCCCGTATATGGAAGCGACGTGGAAACGGTGGGACATGCTTGGTGAGCAGGCGCTTAAAACCATTGCAGAGGCTCATCCGGACGAGGATATTAATGCCTTGATTTTGGCTGATGCAGAATTTCAGGGAGATCAATATTTCCGATTGGGTTATGATGCGGGGGATACACCTGCTGGTCGACTGTACATATATGCGGAGTTTGACGATGAATTTCACATGTTGGATACATTGATCTATGAAACGTATTAAAAGCCACGAGATCGTGGCTTTTTTGTTGTGTTGAACTAAAGATTATTTACACTGACACTACGACGATGACAGAACAACCTTCCAATCGCTGTTATCCCCAGATTTTATTTCCATTCCTTTTCTAAAGGGGAAAATCCGGGGATAGCGTATGCTTCCGATGCAGCTTTCTTTCAGAAAGCTTTTAGGCGAACGTTTCGCTTTTTCAGTTTTTTTCTGTCCTCTCCGTTATCGTGTAAATGTTAGTTCAACTTATATAATTTGTTATATTATATGTTATTCAGCGTGCATTTTGTTGAAGCTAACATATTCGTTAATCGGTTTACGGTAACCGCGTGGGCGCTGTTTGGCTTCCGACTTTTTGCCGATGGTGATCAGCATAACCGGTACGTAATGGTTAGGGATTTCCAAACTCCGTTGCAATTCTTCCGAGTCAAAGCCAATCATTGGACAAGTGTCCCAACCGCGATCCTGAGCGATCAGCATCAATTGCATGGCAGACAGGCTGGCATTGCGAATCGCATCCTCACGTTGGAAGAATCTGCCGCGAGATTCGTAAAATTCGGTGACACTTTGGGATTCCTGCTCGTATTGGAACGGAGTAAGAGCGCCCAGGTTCAGCAGGCCTTCGTTAATCGTGCGGATATGATGATGCGCGTTGACGTCGCCCAATACCACGATGACCGCAGAAGCTGTTTTTACCTTATATTGCTGGGAAGCTTCATAGACTTTCTCTTTCTGTTCCTCGTCTTTAATCACAAGATAGTGCGTGTGTTGCAGGTTAAAGGCAGATGGTGCAAATTTGTTGAGGGCAAACATTTCTTGCAGTTCCGAATCCGAAATTTCAATTCCTTCTTCAAAAATAACGGCTGATCTACGGTTTTTGACTAGATTCTCCAACTCACTCATGGTAGTTTCCCTCGCTTATGTATGATTTATAAACTGACTATAACACACTTAGTTACTTTATGTAAGTATTATTTTAGAATAAGACAAGGATTGTCTGCCATACGCTAAAATAAAACACTAGAGGTGATTCATGAAAGCATTGATCGCAAGGTATATGGGAGGACATGACCCTCATGAATTTCGGGTATATGTAATCCAATCTTCGACGTTAAAACGTTTTGTAGTAGTGGAGATTATTCTAGGCCCCATCGTGTACAATGTCGCACTTTATTTGTGCCAAAATGCAATACTTGCTGGAGTAGGCTCTTGGGCTGGAACAGAAGGTCTGAAGAGACTGCCACTGGTCTTTAGAAAAATCGTTGGGACATGATGAAGTGTGTAAATGAAAAATTGAAGCAGAAGAGGGCCAGTTGCGGCCCCATCTTCTCCTTCAGTCATGTTATCTATAGTCACGCTTCTTTTATCTAATCCAATAACTGTCTAGGCTTTGGGCTCAAACCTGCCTTATTTGGCACGTTCCAAATACTGCTCCAGCGTAAGTTTCTGGTTGGTAATCTCACCAGCAATATACACCCCTACATAACGTACATGCCATGGCTCATAGGAGTAACCAGTCAATTTCTCCTGATCTTTGCCATAACGGATGATGAATCCGTACTTGTGGGCATTGGCTTTCAGCCATTTGCCTTCTTTGGTATTGCCAAAGCTTTGCTGAAGATCATAACCAGCCGAAGCGCTGGAGATATCCATGGCTAGACCCGTTTGATGTTCGCTTTGTCCTGGCCGAGCACTTGTTTTATTGGCAACAGCTTCACCTTTGATGCTGGCATTACGGTCAAAGATTGATTTCTGGGTCGCATAAGAGCGATAGCCCGACACCGCTTTGATATCGATGCCGTCTTTTTTGGCAGCCGCAAATAGTTTCTCTAGCGCTGTTGCAGCCACTTTACGCATTTGTTTCTTCGGACTGGAGCCTGAGAAGCTAAAAGGAATATTAGGCACAACCAAATCTTGAGGTGTATAAGTTGAAGGCAGATTTCTCTTTTTATTGACAAGTACTACTGTACTGGACACATTGGTCACGGTTGCCACATTTTTGATGGTTTTGATCGTACGACCAGGTGCATTATCATGCAGAAATTGAGTGAAGCTAGAGCTTGCCGCAGACGCGACGAGAGTCAGGCTTGAAGTGATGGGAAACGTAGTAAATGCAGAACCTGCTACAACAGAGCCTACGAGAATTGTAGATATGATGGATTTACGAGTAAAAGATTTCATGATGTGTGTTCCTCCTCGGAATATATGAATCTATATACCGAGTATACTAGAGGATTATATCCATAGGTTCTCCAATTGTTTCCGAGTTGTAAACAAAGTTTGTTATATAAGTTGAACCAAAGATATTTACACTGGACACTACGATGATAGAACAACCTTCCGATCGCTGTTATCCCCAGATTTTTTGAATTCTCCTTATAGGGGAAATCCGGGGATAGCGTATGCTTCCGATGCAGCTTTCTTTCAGAAAGCTTTTAGGCGAACACTTCGTTTCTTCAGGTTTTTTCTGTCCTCTCCGTTTCGTGTAAATGTTTAGTTCATCTTTTATAGAGTCTTTTTTGCAACTCTCGTAGAGGCATATAAAGAAAAGAACATTAAAAAACCGTTGCATTAGATGCAACGGCTTTTGATGTGAAGAGAGATAATGCTAGATTACTTCAAGTATGCTGGAGACTGTGTTACAACATGCAAGCATCGGATCCACCGGAGCTTCCCACAGTTACTGCACGGGTGTCACGAACGCGAACGTTGGCGCTGAGCACACCAGAATCACTGCTTAATTTGAAAGAAGGATAATTCTCTTCTGTATCCAGCTTCATGTGTTGTTCTAGGTTCAGCTGCTGCTTCGGATCAACATAGAACGGAACCAGATTGGTTTCAATCTGTGCGTCGAGAGCCGCAAGTTCATCAACAATGATAATAGCGATAACTCCGTTACATCCGCAACCTTCCAAGTCATAGATCACTTTGAAATATCCAGGTTGGTCATTCAAGCTTTCCGTCAATCGTTTTGCAGCCAAATCTGTAATCTGAATATACATATAGGTACACTCCTTTATATGTGGTCATGGTTGTAAGTGATAAAAGAATTCATTCAACTTCTATTCACATTATACCACTTTGGCAAAAATCAAAGCATTTATTTTCTTGACTGATCAGTCTGGAAAAGGTATTCTTTATTTAATGAATAGGGAGGTGAGGTCTGAAATTGGGAAGAGCCAAGGAGTTTGACACGGAGACCGTTCTAAGAAAAGCAACGTCTGTATTTGGAGCGTACGGTTATGAAGGTACATCTTTGAGCTTACTGCTGAGTGAACTTGGCATTGCGCGGCAAAGCCTGTATGACACCTACGGAACTAAACATGATTTATTTGTCTCTGCTCTTAAATTCTATATTCAGCAGAAGACAGAGGCGGGGATTAGACTATTAAACGAATGCACAAGTGTGAGGCAAGGCGTGACCGAGTTGTTCAATGAAGCGGTTAACGTGTTGACAGACAACGAACGTCGTAATGAATGTTTCATCATTAATAGCGCGGTTGAACAGGCACCACAAAATCACGAAATCGCAGCCTTTATTCAAATCACTAACCAACAAATGGAAGATGTTTTTCATAGTGCATTGTTACGAGGCCAGAAGAGTGGCGAATTGAAGCACACAGAGGAAGAATTGCCCGGGCTTGCCCGTTTTCTAAATTATTCCCGACTCTCATTGACCTTTACGGCGAAGAGTGGTGCAAGTGCAGAAGCGCTGCGGGATTTTGTACAGATGACCCTAAGGGCTATGGATTAAGGTTTTACATGATTTGAGTAAGAATTCTTTACGTTTTCTTGAAAATAGACGCTTAAGGCGTTTATTTTTTGACTATTATAGACCGATTGGTCTGGAAAAAGCGCCAAACAAACAGAAGGAGGATGTAAGGATGACACAATCTCAGCAATTGGAAGCGGGCAATAGTATACCGTATCGAATCATGCATGGATTTACTCAATTGCTACTGGAGGGAAAACTGGAACAATGGTTGGAGCTGTATACATCTGACGCTATCTTCGAATTCCCATATGCACCAGCAGGATATCCTCAGAAACTGGAAGGCAAAGCCGCAATTACGAATCATCTTCATAATCTGCTGGGGATGCTTGAAATCCAGCAGTTTTCTGAACCGGTAATCTTGGCTGATTCCACGAAACAACAGTTTGTGGCTGAATTTACTTGTAAAGGACGTTCATTAGTTACAGGCAAGCCATACAACCAAACGTACATCTCTGTAGTGAGCCACTCTAATGGGAAAATTACACATTATAAAGACTATTGGAATCCAATGGTCGTACTCGAATCGGACTTAGGAGGAAACAAGCATGATCAATGATAAACCGTTGACACTTATTACAGGGGCAAGTGGAAAGACAGGAAGCCGTGTTGCGGCCATACTTCAAAAGCATCATTATCCGGTGCGTTTGGCAGGAAGAACTAAACCATCTCTTTCTGGTTCTGCCGGTAATTATGTCTATTTTGATTGGTATGATTCCGAGACTTATGCGCCGGCGCTGAAAAATGTGAACCAGGTGTACCTTGTCATGCCAGTCATGGACATGACTCCAGAAGACGTCATGATTCCATTCATCAAGGAAGCATTGTGGAACGGTGTTAAGCGATTTATCTTGCTTGGCAGTGCTTCAATTGATGAGGATGGTCCTATTTTTGGCAAAGTACATCATTATTTAAAAGCCCATGCTCCTGAGTGGGCTGTATTGCAGCCTTCCTATTTTATGGAGAACTTTACGGAGGGGCCGCATCGGGAGACGACGAAACAACTTGGGAAAATATACAGTGCTACGGGTGACGGGAAAATTGGATTTGTTAGTGCAGATGATATCGCGGCAGTTGCGTTCCATGCTCTGACGGATATTGTTCCTCATAATACGGAGCATATTATTACAGGGCCGGAGACGTTGTCCTATGGACAGGTTGCAGACGTCTTGAGCCGTGTACTGGGTCAGTCCATCCAGCATGAATCTTTGTCCGATGATGAATTGAGGAACAGCATGATTCGCGCAGGAATGTCAGAAGAATACGCTGCTGCCCTCGCAGGACTGGATGTGCCTATCCGTGAGGAGGGGAGAGAAGATCAAACGACGGATACGGTGAAAAAATTAACGGGGAATAACCCGATTTCATTCGAGCAATTTATTCAGAATCATATGGAAGTATGGAAATAATGGAAGAAACATTTTCATATTATGAGAAGACGGTGCCTAGTGCCCGTCTTTTTGCATGTCTACCAGCATGTTGACATCGTTGATTCGAATATGGATCTCTCCCTAACAAGGGACACTAAGGAAAGCAGTGATTATACGAACACACTTTTGGGGAAATAGATGAAGATGAATGTTAGGGCGTGTCTGAAACACGCCCTAGATAAAGGGGCGAAGAGAGCGAATGATTCAGTTCGAAAATGTATCGAAACAATATCCTGATGGAACAACGGCTTTGCGTCAGGTTAACCTCAACATTAACAAGGGAGAATTGTTTGTCATGATTGGTCCGAGTGGATGTGGCAAAACCACCATGCTCAAAATGATCAATCGCCTGATTGAACGAACAGATGGAACAGTGCGCATTAATGAACGCCCAATCGATGAATACAACATTCACGAATTGCGCTGGAATATCGGATATGTGTTGCAACAGATTGCACTATTCCCGCATATGACCATTGCCGAAAATATTGCGGTTGTTCCTGAACTGCGAAAATGGAAGTCAGATCAAATCAAGGAGCGTGTACATACGTTACTGGACATGGTGGGTTTGCACGGAGATACGTACAGTGAGCGTAAACCGTCCGAGTTATCCGGAGGACAACAGCAGAGAATTGGTGTGTTGCGTGCACTCGCTGCCGATCCTGAGATCGTTTTGATGGATGAACCGTTCAGTGCACTCGACCCAATGAGTCGGGAGAAATTGCAGGACGATATTCTGGATATCCAGCGTCAGATGAAAAAAACGATTGTGTTTGTCACCCATGATATTCAGGAAGCGATGAAGCTGGGGGATCGCATCTGCATTATGAAGAATGGACAGGTTTTGCAGGTAGGCACCCCGGAAGAACTGATCCGACAGCCAGCTAATGATTTCGTACGTGAATTTGTTGGAAGTCCTAACACCGATACGAGTTCACAATCTGATTTTGATCTCGAATCCATCATGTCACCACTCTCACCGGGTCATGTGCCAAAATCAGCCAAAACTGCCGTTCCTGTATCCATTACGTTGACGGAGTTAGTTGATATCATGGCTTCCCATGACCATCTGCTGGTTGAACGTAACCGCCAGATTATTGGCGAGATCAGTCGAGTTGATCTGATGAAATACTGGTCTGGTCAGTTACAGGAACGAGGTGAAGGACATGAGTAGATTCACGGAGGTGTTCAGTGAGCGCAAAGGTCAGTTGTTGTCTGCTCTGCTGGAACATATTCAGATCTCATTTATCGCCTTGTTCTTTGCTGTTCTCATCGCTATTCCGCTTGGTATATACCTTACACGCAAACCAAGAGTGGCTGAACCAATTATCGGGGTTACGGCTGTGTTGCAAACTATTCCATCCCTGGCGCTTCTCGGATTGCTCATCCCGTTATTCGGCATAGGCACACTTCCTGCAATTATTGCATTGGTGGTGTATGCGCTGCTTCCCGTACTTCGCAACACGTACACAGGCATATCCGAAGTTGATCCTTCCATGGTTGAAGCGGCGAATGCGATGGGCATGAATAGTCGTCAACGGCTAATCAAAGTGGAACTGCCACTGGCGATGCCAGTTATTATGGCCGGAATTCGAACCGCGATGGTCCTGATTGTAGGAACGGCAACACTTGCTGCCTTGATCGGCGCAGGAGGCTTGGGTGCATTAATTTTGCTGGGCATTGATCGGAATGATACGGCACTGATCATCCTTGGAGCCATTCCGGCCGCCTTGTTGGCTATTTTGTTTGATGTACTATTGCGTCAATTCCAGCGTTTATCCTTCAAGAAAACCCTGGTTACCCTTGGTTCGCTGGCAATAATCGCGATACTTGTGATTACCATTCCCTTCGTGGCACGTGGTGGACAGAAGGATCTTGTCATTTCCGGGAAATTGGGAGCGGAACCGGAGATTCTGATTAACATGTACAAATTGTTGATTGAAAAAGACACAGACCTGACCGTTGAACTAAAACCCGGATTAGGCAAAACGCCATTCCTTTTCAATGCACTCAAGTCGGGTGATATTGACATCTATCCCGAATTTACCGGGACAGCGATCTCCGAATTCATGAAGGAAACAGCAGTCAGCACCGATCGGACCGAGGTGTACGAACAGGCAAGAGATGGAATGCTGAGCCAGTTCAACATGGTGCTGCTGAACCCTATGGATTACAACAATACGTATACGTTGGCCGTTCCAAAGAGCATCGCAGATCAATACAATCTCAAGACCATTTCGGATCTCAAACCGGTAGAACAGCAAATGAAGGCAGGATTCACGCTGGAATTCTCGGATCGGGAAGACGGTTACCTTGGCATTCAGAAGAAGTATGGGATTGAATTCCCGAACGTTGCAACAATGGAACCGAAGCTTCGCTATGGTGCTGTTCAACGCGGCGATATCAATCTGGTAGATGCCTACTCCACAGATAGTGAGTTGAGACAATATGAACTCGTTGTGCTGGAGGATGAGCAGGAGTTATTCCCACCGTATCAAGGCGCGCCGATGCTTCGTCAAGAAACGGCAGATCAATATCCACTACTGGTTGAGGTGCTGAATCAGCTTGCTGGCAAAATTACGGATGATGAGATGCGTCAGATGAACTATGACGTGAACGTAGAGGGAGCGAATCCTGAACAGGTTGCAGCAGAGTACCTTAAACAGGCTGGATTGCTGTAACTTCAGGCATCCCTGCAATAGATGTACCAAAAGGATGAGGAGGAACCATGATGACACAAGAAACGTATGACTTGATTGCAATTGGAACAGGAAGCGCGGCAAGCTCTGTAATCATCCGTTGCGCTGAAGCTGGCTGGAGAGTTGCTGTAATTGATGAACGTGAGTTCGGCGGAACGTGTGCACTGCGTGGCTGTGATCCCAAGAAAGTGCTGGCTGGAGCGGCTGAACTGATTGACTGGAATGAACGGATGCAAGGGAAAGGTATTCAGGGACAGGCGACCATCAACTGGTCTGAACTTATGGCCTTTAAACGCACCTTTACCGAAAGCATACCTAGAGCAAGTGAAGATCAATTCAAACAGGCCGGAATGGATACGTTCCATGGTAAAGCTTCATTTGTCAATGAAAACCATATTCAAGTGGGAGAAGAAGTGCTCCATGGCAAACACATTCTGATTGCTACTGGTGCAAGACCTGCGCCACTTGAGATTGAGGGATCAGAGCATCTGATATATAGTGATGACTTTCTGGATCTGGAACGGTTGCCGGATCGATTAGTTCTGGTAGGCGGTGGATACATTGCATTTGAGTTTGCGCATATTGCGGCCAGAGCCGGGACGGAAGTCCATATCCTGCATCGGAGTGAACAGCCTCTGAAGTCGTTTGATGCGGAGCTTGTAGAATGTTTGTTGCAAAAATCAAAAGAGATTGGCATTCATGTTCACTTGAACGCGGAGGTGAAGTCCATACGGCAAGAGGGGAACGCCTATGTTGTTCATGGCACACGCAATGGTGCAAATCACCAGTGGCAGTGCGGACTTGTCGTTCATGGAGCGGGGCGTGTTCCTAATGTGGATGGGCTGGAATTGGAGAAAGCCAACGTCAGCTACAGCAAAAAGGGGATTACGGTGAACGAGTACTTGCAAAGTGAAAGTAATCCGAGAGTGTATGCTGCTGGCGATGTAACGGATACAAAAGGTTTACCTTTGACCCCGTTAGCAGGTCAGGAATCCCGGGCTGTATCGTTCAATTTGTTGGAGGGAAATCAACACAAACCTAATTATAAAGTGATGCCTTCCATTGTGTTTACTGTCCCTGCCCTTGGAGCTGTAGGTATGAGCACGGAACAAGCCAAGAAAGAGGGCTACGAGGTGCAGGTAAATGATATGTCGAAATGGTATACTTACAAGCGAACTCATGAAAAATTTGCCATGGTCAAAGTGGTGATCGATAAATCAACCGGGCGTATTCTGGGCGCGCATGTGCTCGGGAGCAAAACAGAAGAATTGATCAACCTTTTTGCAATGGCGATTCAGTTCAATCTGACTATCGATCAGTTAAACACCATGAATTTTGCATATCCTACTGCTGCATCGGATCTGGGTTCTTTAATTTAGAAGTGATGAAGTGAGGATGAACCCCCCTTTGGGACGGAAGAAAGGATGAAAATAACGATGTCATCGGATTTTATTGGGCTTCATGAAGGCAAGTGGACTAAGGAACCCGTTGCTGCACGGATGGATGGGGATCGTTTCGTTGTGGAAGCTCGGGAAGGCAGTGACTTTTGGGAGAACACATTCTACGGGTTCTGTCATCGGGATGGACACGCCATGCTTGCTCCATGGGACGGAACGGAAGCGATTGAGGTATCGTTTGATCTAAGCTCATTCACCGAATTATATGACCAGGCGGGATTAATGTTATGGTACGGAGAAGACCAATGGATCAAGGCCGGTGTTGAGGTCAATGATGGCGTGGCACATGTTGGAGCCGTCGTGACGGATACGTATTCGGATTGGTCACTCTCTCCTGTGCCAGAGTGGGGTGGACGAATCGTAACAATCAGAGCCTCCTACAGTAATGAGGCTGTTGTCATTCGTGCTTGCACAGATGAGCATCCTTGGCGTACGATTCGGGTTGCACGGTTTGCCTATCCGACGAACAAACACGCTGGTCCATTTCTGTGTTCACCAAAGCGTGCAGGGTTCGAGGTAGCCTTTACCAAGTGGAGATCCACGACACCCGATCAAGACTTGCATACAGATCCGCCGATTACGGATTAAAACAAGTTAAGATGCAGGATAAACCATGAAACATGAACACGTGTACCTGGCTTAGAAAGCAAGACAACACAAATAAGCAAGTCTTCCATTAACGGAGGACTTGCTTATTTGTGTGTTTAAACTTTGGACTGTGAAGAGTACTACAGGTACTCATTTCAACATTCACCGGGTTCAGTGAGTTCTTTTCGCACATACAACGGGAGTGCTTGCGAACTTTACTGAGTTTATTTACTCGTGTCCGTCTCCAGGGACTGGGGTTCGGTCTCTTTTTCACCCTCATCATCATTGGACTTATTGAACTCAAGCATACGCTCCTCGTAATCGTCCAGGAACCATAATGGGTCCATACTATCTTCCTCACCGTTGTAATTGATCACGATTTCTTCGCCAGCCTTGATGTCTGTATACGCGTAGAAGTCAAAGGTGTGGTTATCAAAATTGATATCATAGGTAGCGTTGGGTTCATAGGAGTGGTTGATCAGACTGCCGTAACCGAGCAGAATCGCGGTATGATTCGCCCCATATTCGAACACGTAATCTTCCAGAATCGTTTTTTCCACATGCTCATGATCTTCATTTGGGTAAGGCACAACGGGTGCCTGATGAATAAGCGTTCCTTTGGCAATATCAACGGTAGCAAATACCCCGCGGTTAAACTCACCACCATCACCCAACTTGGATTGTTTCACTTCAATCATATTGTTCACCTGATGCTCTTCGAAGAGCTCCGTTCTATATAATAGTAATTC
This window contains:
- a CDS encoding leucine-rich repeat domain-containing protein, which produces MDITYAFTDERFRQVVLDRFCDQRDFIQESDVCEVEILQLPNHNISNLDGIEYFRDLQELDCAYNQLTSVDLAQNHMLRILRCRENQLLTLDLSLHSELQVLDCSFNRLRKLDLSHNSKLITVECHWNMLSKLASEPLEQLEELSCSYNALFSLELEHNKQLRRLDCANNYMLELDVTGCPNLIELRCNHNHIKQLGFRSNMVLESVRCSNNHISNLDIRHNVQLRELYCSENKLTELDYTANPKLERLQYADNLIFESNHEIQGMGVFQYDASMSNYQMRLLVQDNEFVVTAQVSTKTEMEALSPYMEATWKRWDMLGEQALKTIAEAHPDEDINALILADAEFQGDQYFRLGYDAGDTPAGRLYIYAEFDDEFHMLDTLIYETY
- a CDS encoding nitroreductase family protein codes for the protein MSELENLVKNRRSAVIFEEGIEISDSELQEMFALNKFAPSAFNLQHTHYLVIKDEEQKEKVYEASQQYKVKTASAVIVVLGDVNAHHHIRTINEGLLNLGALTPFQYEQESQSVTEFYESRGRFFQREDAIRNASLSAMQLMLIAQDRGWDTCPMIGFDSEELQRSLEIPNHYVPVMLITIGKKSEAKQRPRGYRKPINEYVSFNKMHAE
- a CDS encoding M15 family metallopeptidase, which gives rise to MKSFTRKSIISTILVGSVVAGSAFTTFPITSSLTLVASAASSSFTQFLHDNAPGRTIKTIKNVATVTNVSSTVVLVNKKRNLPSTYTPQDLVVPNIPFSFSGSSPKKQMRKVAATALEKLFAAAKKDGIDIKAVSGYRSYATQKSIFDRNASIKGEAVANKTSARPGQSEHQTGLAMDISSASAGYDLQQSFGNTKEGKWLKANAHKYGFIIRYGKDQEKLTGYSYEPWHVRYVGVYIAGEITNQKLTLEQYLERAK
- a CDS encoding iron-sulfur cluster biosynthesis family protein, which produces MYIQITDLAAKRLTESLNDQPGYFKVIYDLEGCGCNGVIAIIIVDELAALDAQIETNLVPFYVDPKQQLNLEQHMKLDTEENYPSFKLSSDSGVLSANVRVRDTRAVTVGSSGGSDACML
- a CDS encoding TetR/AcrR family transcriptional regulator, with amino-acid sequence MGRAKEFDTETVLRKATSVFGAYGYEGTSLSLLLSELGIARQSLYDTYGTKHDLFVSALKFYIQQKTEAGIRLLNECTSVRQGVTELFNEAVNVLTDNERRNECFIINSAVEQAPQNHEIAAFIQITNQQMEDVFHSALLRGQKSGELKHTEEELPGLARFLNYSRLSLTFTAKSGASAEALRDFVQMTLRAMD
- a CDS encoding nuclear transport factor 2 family protein, yielding MTQSQQLEAGNSIPYRIMHGFTQLLLEGKLEQWLELYTSDAIFEFPYAPAGYPQKLEGKAAITNHLHNLLGMLEIQQFSEPVILADSTKQQFVAEFTCKGRSLVTGKPYNQTYISVVSHSNGKITHYKDYWNPMVVLESDLGGNKHDQ
- a CDS encoding ergot alkaloid biosynthesis protein, coding for MINDKPLTLITGASGKTGSRVAAILQKHHYPVRLAGRTKPSLSGSAGNYVYFDWYDSETYAPALKNVNQVYLVMPVMDMTPEDVMIPFIKEALWNGVKRFILLGSASIDEDGPIFGKVHHYLKAHAPEWAVLQPSYFMENFTEGPHRETTKQLGKIYSATGDGKIGFVSADDIAAVAFHALTDIVPHNTEHIITGPETLSYGQVADVLSRVLGQSIQHESLSDDELRNSMIRAGMSEEYAAALAGLDVPIREEGREDQTTDTVKKLTGNNPISFEQFIQNHMEVWK
- a CDS encoding ABC transporter ATP-binding protein, with the translated sequence MIQFENVSKQYPDGTTALRQVNLNINKGELFVMIGPSGCGKTTMLKMINRLIERTDGTVRINERPIDEYNIHELRWNIGYVLQQIALFPHMTIAENIAVVPELRKWKSDQIKERVHTLLDMVGLHGDTYSERKPSELSGGQQQRIGVLRALAADPEIVLMDEPFSALDPMSREKLQDDILDIQRQMKKTIVFVTHDIQEAMKLGDRICIMKNGQVLQVGTPEELIRQPANDFVREFVGSPNTDTSSQSDFDLESIMSPLSPGHVPKSAKTAVPVSITLTELVDIMASHDHLLVERNRQIIGEISRVDLMKYWSGQLQERGEGHE
- the opuFB gene encoding osmoprotectant update ABC transporter permease/substrate-binding subunit OpuFB (The ABC transporter OpuF is widely distributed in Bacillus species other than B. subtilis. OpuFA is the ATP-binding subunit, while OpuFB is a fusion of permease and substrate-binding subunits.), whose translation is MSRFTEVFSERKGQLLSALLEHIQISFIALFFAVLIAIPLGIYLTRKPRVAEPIIGVTAVLQTIPSLALLGLLIPLFGIGTLPAIIALVVYALLPVLRNTYTGISEVDPSMVEAANAMGMNSRQRLIKVELPLAMPVIMAGIRTAMVLIVGTATLAALIGAGGLGALILLGIDRNDTALIILGAIPAALLAILFDVLLRQFQRLSFKKTLVTLGSLAIIAILVITIPFVARGGQKDLVISGKLGAEPEILINMYKLLIEKDTDLTVELKPGLGKTPFLFNALKSGDIDIYPEFTGTAISEFMKETAVSTDRTEVYEQARDGMLSQFNMVLLNPMDYNNTYTLAVPKSIADQYNLKTISDLKPVEQQMKAGFTLEFSDREDGYLGIQKKYGIEFPNVATMEPKLRYGAVQRGDINLVDAYSTDSELRQYELVVLEDEQELFPPYQGAPMLRQETADQYPLLVEVLNQLAGKITDDEMRQMNYDVNVEGANPEQVAAEYLKQAGLL
- a CDS encoding NAD(P)/FAD-dependent oxidoreductase: MTQETYDLIAIGTGSAASSVIIRCAEAGWRVAVIDEREFGGTCALRGCDPKKVLAGAAELIDWNERMQGKGIQGQATINWSELMAFKRTFTESIPRASEDQFKQAGMDTFHGKASFVNENHIQVGEEVLHGKHILIATGARPAPLEIEGSEHLIYSDDFLDLERLPDRLVLVGGGYIAFEFAHIAARAGTEVHILHRSEQPLKSFDAELVECLLQKSKEIGIHVHLNAEVKSIRQEGNAYVVHGTRNGANHQWQCGLVVHGAGRVPNVDGLELEKANVSYSKKGITVNEYLQSESNPRVYAAGDVTDTKGLPLTPLAGQESRAVSFNLLEGNQHKPNYKVMPSIVFTVPALGAVGMSTEQAKKEGYEVQVNDMSKWYTYKRTHEKFAMVKVVIDKSTGRILGAHVLGSKTEELINLFAMAIQFNLTIDQLNTMNFAYPTAASDLGSLI
- a CDS encoding DUF1349 domain-containing protein, which codes for MSSDFIGLHEGKWTKEPVAARMDGDRFVVEAREGSDFWENTFYGFCHRDGHAMLAPWDGTEAIEVSFDLSSFTELYDQAGLMLWYGEDQWIKAGVEVNDGVAHVGAVVTDTYSDWSLSPVPEWGGRIVTIRASYSNEAVVIRACTDEHPWRTIRVARFAYPTNKHAGPFLCSPKRAGFEVAFTKWRSTTPDQDLHTDPPITD
- a CDS encoding SET domain-containing protein, with the protein product MIEVKQSKLGDGGEFNRGVFATVDIAKGTLIHQAPVVPYPNEDHEHVEKTILEDYVFEYGANHTAILLGYGSLINHSYEPNATYDINFDNHTFDFYAYTDIKAGEEIVINYNGEEDSMDPLWFLDDYEERMLEFNKSNDDEGEKETEPQSLETDTSK